The genomic segment TGAACAGAACGCAGCATACCCAATGATGCCACACGTTGTTGCCTGAGAACTTCACCCACTGAGGTTCTGGGGCTCCCCGTGTCCACTTGAGATTGAAGGTCCGCGCAACCCTACAAAATCTTCTCCTGCGGCCGACAACCCCAGCAGGAAGATCACGGCGCACAACAACACCCTTGTCCTGTCCCACCTGCCGATTACTATCGCCTTCATCCTCGTCGCCTCCTTATTCCACTTCTGAATGCCATCACCATCATAGGCCCCCCACCGCTGTCAAGTTCTTGGTGCGCCAGGACATCGTTACCAGCCGGAGGCCTGGTGAGGCGGTGGTTGAAGAAAGCCCTCTGCCCCTCCTAAGAAGGTCTCCCAAACAGGGAGAGGGGGGACACCAGGCATGGAATTTTCCTACACACAAGCGTACACCACGAACCGGAAAGATGGAAGAAACTTGTGGAGACCATCTCGCCACAGGGAGCATCTCGGAGACCGCCCGCCAGTGGTACACCTCTCGCTAGGTGGTCCGTAAGTGAGCGCTGGCAATGACGGCGTCCAGCATCGCCGCGGTGAGGCGGCCGGGCTGGGTGTTCTGGCGAGATGGATGGTACGAGGCGACGAGCACGGGGAGGCCCTCCCCAAGCTCATAGATGGCCCCATGGGCGAACCGGGGGCGCGGTCGAGGAACCACCACGTCCATCAACTCCAAGGCCCGCAGATACCCATCGAACGCGACCCGGCCTAACGCCAGCACCGCCCGCACGTCCCCGAGGATCCCGAGCTCCTCCACGAGGAACGGGAGGCAGCTTGCGATCTCCTCCCGGAGGGGGCGGTTCCCCGGTGGGGCGCAGCGGACCACCGCGGTGAGGTAGGCCCCAGACAGGACAAGCCCGTCATCGCCGCGTTCCGAACGGGGCCGGCTGGCAAGCCCGGCCCGATGGAGGGCGCTCATCAGGAAATCCCCAGCCCCGCGGGGGCCGTCCCCGGTGAACATGCGGCCGGTGCGGTTGGCGCCGTGGGCGGCCGGGGCCAGGCCGAGGATGAGGAGCTTGGCCGCGGGATCGCCGAAACCCGGGACCGGACGTCCCCAATAGGTCTCGCTCCGGAACATGGGACGCTTGGCACGGGCCACCGCCTCGCGGTAGGCCACGAGGCGGGGGCACGACCGACAGTTCACCACCCGCCGGACCAACCCCGCCAGCGCGCGATCCCGGTCCGTCAGTCCGCGTTCCGCCACACCCGGGCCGTCCCGTCCTTGGCCGTGGTCACCAGCCGCTTTCCATCAGGGAAGAACGCGATCCCCCAAATCTGATCCGTATGCCCCTGGAACTCGGTGATGAGGGATCCAGTAGCCACATCCCAAAGTTGAACCTTCCTCGCGAACCCACCGGAGGCGATCGTCTTCCCGTCCGGGGAGAAGGCGATGGCGTAAATGGAGCTGTGCTCGCCCGGCCCGAAGGCCCGCACCTCCTCCCAACCCTCCCTCCGGTACAGCTTGACCTGCCCCTCGTAGTTCCCCCAGGCAAGAAGGGACGCGTCCGGGGAGAAGGCCAGGGAGTAGATCCCGTCAGCCCCGGCGCGGATGCGCTCCAAGAGCCGCCCGCTCGCCACATCCCAGATCAGGACGTAGCCATCACAGGAACTCGACGCGAGGAGCTTCCCATCCCAGGAAAACGCGACGCACCGTACCCAGGCCTGGTGCCCCTCCAGGGAGCCGACCTCCATGCCCGTGTTCATGTCCCACAACCGGATGCTGGAATCGTGGGAGCCCGAGGCGAGGAGCACCCCGTCCGGGGAGAACGCTACCGTCCACAGCCCGAACCGCTGCGTGCGCAACCGGTGGATCACCTCGCCGGTTCGGAGGTCCCACACCGTCACCGCCCCGTCCCCGTCGCCGGCGGCGAGGCGTCGCCCATCCGGAGAGACGGCAAGGGACCACACCTCGGCCGTCGGTCCCCGCAACGTCTGACGTGGGGCGATGGGGTTATCCAGGCCCCACACCTCCACCTGCCGCCCCCGGGCCATCGCCCACGCGTCGGCGGCCACGACCGCCAAGGCATGGTAGTGGTACCCTCCCTCGATGACCGCTTCTACGACCCCTTGCCCCGCCCCGGTCCACGCCAGCGCTCCTAGCCCCACCAACCCAACAACGCCGAGCCCTACACGCACCGGCCATCCCCCCTTCCGTCGCCCGCCATGCTACCCCTACCCCCGCTCCTCCGCTACCATCCCCGTGGTGAGCCATGGACCGAAAGCTGGCGTGGATTGGGCTGAACCTTCTCCCCTCGCTCACCCCACGCCGCCGGGCGCGGCTGCTCGACCACTGCGGCGGGCCGGTCGAGGCGTGGCAGGCCCTGGGCACCGGGCTCCCCGGGGAACTCCTCGGTGAGGCGGGAGAGAAGGCCATGGCCGAGCGGAAGAGCGCCGACCCGGAACAGGAGCTGCACCTTGCCGAGCGGGCCGGAGCGCGGGTGCTCACCGTGGACGACCTCGACTACCCGTCCCCGCTGCGGGACATCCCGGATCCCCCGCCGGTGCTGTACGTGCTCGGCCAGTGGCGGCCCGACGACGCGTGTGCGGTGGCCATCGTCGGCACCCGCCGCTGCACGAGCTACGGGCGGCTGGTGGCGAGGAAGCTCGCCGCGGAGCTGGCTGGCCGTGGGGTGACGGTGGTGTCCGGGCTCGCCCCGGGGATCGACCTCGCCGCCCACCACGGGGCGCTCACCGCGGGCCGCACCATCGCCGTGCTCGGGTCCGGGCTCGGCCGGCCCTATCCAGCCGGGGCGGAGGGGCTGATGGCGGACATCGCCGACCACGGGGCGGTGATGTCCGAGTTCCCGTGGGCGATGCCCGGGGCCCAGTGGACGTTTCCCCGCCGCAACCGGATCATCGCCGGCCTCTCGCTGGCCGTGGTGGTGGTCGAGGCCCCGGAGAGGTCCGGGGCGCTCCTCACCGCCGACTTCGCCCTGGAGCAGGGCAAGGACGTGTTCGCCGTGCCTGGGCCGATCACATCGGAGGCCTCCCGGGGCACGAACCGGCTCATCCAGGACGGGGCCAAGCTCGTGGCCTCGGCCGACGACGTGCTACAGGAGATCG from the Candidatus Acetothermia bacterium genome contains:
- the dprA gene encoding DNA-processing protein DprA is translated as MDRKLAWIGLNLLPSLTPRRRARLLDHCGGPVEAWQALGTGLPGELLGEAGEKAMAERKSADPEQELHLAERAGARVLTVDDLDYPSPLRDIPDPPPVLYVLGQWRPDDACAVAIVGTRRCTSYGRLVARKLAAELAGRGVTVVSGLAPGIDLAAHHGALTAGRTIAVLGSGLGRPYPAGAEGLMADIADHGAVMSEFPWAMPGAQWTFPRRNRIIAGLSLAVVVVEAPERSGALLTADFALEQGKDVFAVPGPITSEASRGTNRLIQDGAKLVASADDVLQEIAAPHLPVRPRTPPVLDLDPDAQRVYELLSREPLGASDLVERTGLPHIRVAQVLVELELAGLIQEVAGRRYIRAT
- a CDS encoding WD40 repeat domain-containing protein, which codes for MRVGLGVVGLVGLGALAWTGAGQGVVEAVIEGGYHYHALAVVAADAWAMARGRQVEVWGLDNPIAPRQTLRGPTAEVWSLAVSPDGRRLAAGDGDGAVTVWDLRTGEVIHRLRTQRFGLWTVAFSPDGVLLASGSHDSSIRLWDMNTGMEVGSLEGHQAWVRCVAFSWDGKLLASSSCDGYVLIWDVASGRLLERIRAGADGIYSLAFSPDASLLAWGNYEGQVKLYRREGWEEVRAFGPGEHSSIYAIAFSPDGKTIASGGFARKVQLWDVATGSLITEFQGHTDQIWGIAFFPDGKRLVTTAKDGTARVWRNAD
- a CDS encoding uracil-DNA glycosylase, which gives rise to MAERGLTDRDRALAGLVRRVVNCRSCPRLVAYREAVARAKRPMFRSETYWGRPVPGFGDPAAKLLILGLAPAAHGANRTGRMFTGDGPRGAGDFLMSALHRAGLASRPRSERGDDGLVLSGAYLTAVVRCAPPGNRPLREEIASCLPFLVEELGILGDVRAVLALGRVAFDGYLRALELMDVVVPRPRPRFAHGAIYELGEGLPVLVASYHPSRQNTQPGRLTAAMLDAVIASAHLRTT